The DNA window TTAGgatcaatttttatattgttgtttatttattgacactttaaaatttgtatttttagattttgatatattatttattttcatgtaATCCCGCaaatatatcaaacatattgtcaatttttataattgtttgttaAAATCGtttgtgaaataaaattaattttatagtaaataatttttgaaaacaaaaaattgagATCGTACGCCGCGCATGGATTGGTTATTTGAAGGATTGTGGCATTTGACGACATGCAAAATAAATTAACTGAATagtatataaaagaaaaacaaagaaactaaatataaatatgattaataatttatgcctaattaaacaataaaaataaaataaatatttaattagtttttttatatatatgtatatatatatattaagttatttaatattaatttcaatatataCCTTCATTCAACCTATTTCTTTCACTTCTTCTTACTTAATCTCTCTTTTTCTCCTCTCTTATGGTTCCTCCAAAAGTTGACAAAGAAGGAGCAAGAAAAATGCGAAAACTAGGATGAAAACTAAGAAACTATAACAACAAAAATTTAGTGATGAACAaaggaaaaagttcaaaataataGTGAGTTGGAGAAAGTTTATTAAAAGCGAAATCAGAAAATAAGatttttcataaatttgaaattaatcaaaaacctatttcttctcttttatttttttatttaactgtttctttttctttatgcATTCAAATCCATATGCTGGGCTCTCAATGGTTTGTTAACACTGTTATGCAAAAAGCCTTATATGATATCTGATTTTAAAACGCTAgggatttaattaaaattcgaaatttaaaAAAGACATACTTTCTTCATATCATAAACGACAGGGTGCATATTTGCCTCTTTTCCAATATGTTTGTTTTTTGAAATCCCTTCAGCTAGGGGGCGGCCGCACAGGCTCGCCCTTTAACTCCACCTCTAGTGatagagaaagaaaataaaagatcaaactaaataaatattgtATAAGAGATTCAATTTTTTGTTGTTAACGCAAAagcattttttaaaagttagccGACTATAAAAATGTCtaaacattaatttaaaatctaatcAAATCCTAAAAACTATTATCAAATTCCAAGAGATGTCAACCACCAACTGCAAAGTAGGGCTTCATGCAAACCAGTTATACGAAACTAACAAATTagttaataaaacaaaaattaaatattaattgaataaataaaaattaattacttttccGATAATAGATTTGACAAAAGAGTGACTCGCTCATGTTATAAAATAAGAGTAGATAGAGAGagaaattattttgatatttattcaTCAAACTAAGCCTTTAAATAGGCATTACATCAACGGCTAGAAACAAGAAAATAGGAATAGCTTTCGAAGATAGAAATTAACTCCTACATATCTGAATATAAGATCAGATATTAACAAACTCCTATTGActaagacaaataaaataaatactaataaatTTACTTAACATATCTTTCCTTAAACTAATGTCTTTAGACATCAGTTTAATCAAATTCTCATCTTGCAAACTCCAAGCAAATTCCTCAACTTCTGAAATACAGCCAACTTGAGAGCCTTTGTAAAAATGTCAGCAACTTGATCCTCACTTTTGCAGTACACAAGTTCAATAGTCTTATCTCTTGTAAGATCTCGTAGGAAATGATATCTTACATCAATGTGTTTACTTCTTCCATATAGAACAGGATTTTTGGATAGCTTTATGGCTGAACTGTTGTCACAGTAAATAAGTGTAGGACTTTTTTGCATGAAATAAACCAGCTCAAGAATCTTCCTTATCCAAATTGCTTGAGAAGCACATGACGTGGCTGCTACAAACTCCGCTTCGGTGGTTGACAACGTTACAATAAACTGTTTTCTTGATGACCATGAGACTGTTCCTGACCCCAACATAAAGACATAACCAGATGTGCTTTTTATATCATCTTGATCTCCAGCATAGTTACTATCAGTGAAGCCAAATAAATCTGATTTCTCTTCACTCTTATAGAAGAGCCCAAAATCAGATGTACCTTGTATGTATCTGAAAATCAGTTTTGCCGCCAAGAGATGCATTTCAGTTGGACACTCCATATATCTGCTGATGACACTGGCTGCATGCATAATATCAGGTCGTCTTGCcgttaatttgttttgtaaagagtGCTGTCAGTTTTCCTTCCTTTTGGATCTTTAACAAGCTTCAAACCTACTTCTTCTGGAGTATTGACAGGATTGCAATCTTTCATTTGAAACTTGTTTAAAATTTCTTGCACATATTTCTTTTAAGAGATAAAAATGCATGCAGCAGATTGAACAACCTctattttgagaaaaaaatgaatcATTCCAAGATCAGTCATGTCAAACTCAATCATCATAGACTCCTTAAACTTATCAAACATGATCTTGTCATTTCTAGTATAAATAAAATCGTCTACATATAAGCATACCATGAGCATTTTACCATCACCTTCCACTTTTATGAAAAATGTATGTTCATATGGACATTTTTGAAAGCCATTTTTCAAAAAGTAGGCCTCAATGCGACTATACCAAGCAAGCACGTGGCGCTTGTTTTAGTCCATAAAGTgctttctttaatttaaatactTTGTGCTCATGTCCAACTTTAATGTAACCAGGAGACTGTTTTATGAATACATGTTCCTCCAAGTCTCCGTGCAAGAATGCTGAGTTGACGTCTAGTTGGAAAATAGGCCATGAATTTTGTGCTGCCAAAGCTATCACCAATCTGACTGTATCATGCCTGGCCACCGGAGCAAACACTTCTTTATAATCAACACCAAACTCTTGCTTGTAGCCTTTAGCAACCAAACGCGCCTTGTATTTGTCAACTTCGCCATTTTCTTTTAACTTTGTCTTGTATACCCACTTCACATCGATAGTCTTCTGCCCTTTTGGAAGCTCAGTTAACTCCCAAGTGTCATTTCTTCCAATGGTTGAAATTTCATCATCTATCGCATTTTTCCATTTTGATTGCTTGACTGCCTCTTCGAACATTACAGGATCACAATCTGAAAAATAAGCAAATTGTACAAGTGGGTCATCAGATTGATCAATTCCTGTTACCTCATAATCATCCATCCATGCAGGCATCCTTCTAACTCGAGTTGATTTCTGATTTGGGGTTGCCACAGGAAAGTGTTGAGCTGCTGCTAACCCATCTTCAATGATAGGTTTTTGAAGTGAACATTCTCCAGGTTGTTGCCTTTCATCTTCATCAAAATCAGCGAGAACATATTACTCAGCTTCATCTTTATCTCATTTCCAGAAATTTTCTTCATCAAAGACAACATCGCGGCTAATCATAATTTTCTTAGTGTTAGGATTATACAGCTTATAAGCTTTTGATTGATCACTAACGCCAAGAAACATGCATTTTTCTCCTTTATCGTCAAGTTTACGTCTCCTTTGGTCTAGAATATGGGCATATGCGATACACCCAAAAAGTTTGAAATGACCCACTGATGGCTTCCGTCCACTCCATGCTTCCTCTGGTGTGAGATTTTTAACAGAAAGTGTAGAACTTCTGTTCAAAATATGAATACTCCAATTGACAGCCTCCGACCAAAAGGTTTTCGGAACTCCGCTCTTTGCAAAAAGACTTCACACCATGTTCCAGATTGTACAATTCTTCCTCTCGCATACACCATTTTGTTGAGGCATGTAAGGTGCTGTTAGTTGCCTCTTGATTCCATGAATTTCACAGAAATCTGAAAACTCTCGAGAATTGCATTCTCCTCCCCGATCAGTCCTAAGAACTTTTATTGAGTTCCCAACTTTATTTTCAGCAAGTGCTTTAAAGTTCTTGAAAGCTGTAAAAGCTTCAGATTTTTCCTGCAGGAAATACACCAAAGTTTTCCGGCTAAAATCGTCAATGAATGTAATTAAATATCTTTTACCTCCATTGGAACAAGGTTTAATGGGACCATAAAGATCAGAATGGACTAGCTCTAATGCCTTTTGAGCTCTGCACGATTTGCCTTGCGGAAACAGATTGCGATGTTGTTTACTAACCACGCATTCTTCACACACATCAGAGGGAGCTGAAATTTTAGGAAGACCAGTCACCATGTTCTTTTTTTGCAGCGTTTTCAGTCCACCAAAATTTAGATGTCCGTATCGAAAATGCCACAGCCAAGCATCACCTTTGAGTTTTGTTAAGAGGCAAATTTGCGCCAATGCTGTCCAAATAGAGAGGGAACAATCTATTTGCTGTCATTTTTGATTGAGCAATCAAATCCCGTTTGTCGTCATGAATGCGGCACACACCATTTTTCACTTTGATCTCATAACCCTTCTCTTGCAACTGAACAATGCTTAACAAATTGGTCTTCAAATCTGGAACAAAAAGAACACTAGAGATAGTTTGACAATTATTATCTTTAGTGCGGATGGTTACCTGTCCTTTACCCATTACTGAAATTTTGGCATGGTTACCAAATTTTACGCTATCTCTATATGACTCATCAAGAGTATCAAAAATCTCTTTATCCCCGCACATATGATTGTTGATGCCCGTGTCTAAGTGACGCAAGTGCTTATTGGACTCTTCTTTGGTGTTGCAAACCATTAGCAGAGATATCTCCTCCTCTGTTTCtgcaaaatttgatttttctcCATTTTCCTTTAACATATTAGTTCTACATTCAGTTTGATAATGACCATACCTATGACATCGATAGCACTCCACGTTTGATTTGTCTACTAATTTGGAATAATCAGTTGTTGATCGGTGGCTCCACGTCCACGTCCTCTTCCTCTAATACTCCCTCTTCCTTGAAATTGATTTTCTCGATGTTGGTAATGTTTCAGGCTGTTTCCACCGCTTCTTCTATCATTGCTTTTGCCTCTACCACCTTTAAATTGCTGGTGATGTTCTGTTGAGGCCTTCAATGCTTGCTCCTCTTTGTCTTGTTGGTTAACTTTGCTTTCATGAACCAATAAAGATGATAAATTCATCCATTTTTGATCGGTCAGAAATTCGTTAGGAACAAATTAAAGAGATGGTGGACCTGGAACGTTTCATCGATTCCGGGCAaaagtcattttttttatatatttcggtatctaaaaataattgatttctatttattcagttaatatttaatttttgttctattgactattttttcaaatttctatAGATGGTTCGTATGGAACTCTAATTAGCAGTTTGTGCTTTTGTGTGAAGAACAAAATATTGAACTTTTTAagcaatatttttttagtttaatcttTTGATTACTTTCTCTGTCACCAATGGTTGAGTTAAGGGGGGAGCTCGTGCGGCCGCCCCCTAGCCAGAagaatttcaaaatgaaattcATTTTTTACTCAATCGCCTCTTTATTTTATACAACttattcaaatagaaaaaataataatcaaaaaagTTCCCTCCATTAATGGAAGATGGATTCTTAATTTCTTCAAAGGAAGAAAAATGGAATcgtttcatttgattttttagttAGTAGTTTATTTCAGTCTTTTGATTATTATAAGATGTTTATCTTAacctttaattaatataaataaattatttcaattatttttttgtcaagcaaagtttaaatatattattaatctctattaaaatttaaatatattattaatatttattaaatatttttatagtaaaaaaattatttgtaaaaataaaacaatcagTATAGTtgataattttctaaaaatataataaaatttaatgattacTTTATTAACAAAATGGACCAAGTGATATATTTACAGTCTAGTAATTGAACAATAAATCGTTTAATATAAAAAACCCGAATGACAAAtcatttcttttaataaaattccGCCCTCCTATATAAAATTTGTACCTCTACCACTGCCAGTTACTAACGTAGAATTAACAATCACATTAGAGTTTCATTTGGCATGGAAGAGCCAAACCTCAAGCATTATATTAGTATAtgaaaaatggctaaaagctACTAATTTAAAAGCCTCTTCGGtaattattaagaaaataagaaagaaTGAACACTATTAAGGTATAGAATATATTAATCTTCatattataaatttcattttgcTTATCTCATCACTTTTGTCGATTTGTGAAAAATGGCTAGAAAAGTTGTTAAACCACGAACCTCTTCCGTTAATTGTTGGAAAAACATAAGGAATGGACATGGAAACACTATTAATGGTCTAAAAGCCATTGATCTATGAAGAAGTTCATTTGCTTAGAAGTTCCAAACATCACCTTTTTTTCCAATTTGTgaaaaatggctataaaagcATTAAACCACGAACCTCTTCTGTTAATTGCAGCATTATTAATGGTCTAGAGTTATTGATCTTCATATTAATGGAGTGGTTGAGGTTGGATTGCTGGCCATTATAGTCCAAAATTACCAAGTATGTGGGTTTACGGGCTGTACACATCCCAGAGttttgacaatgatattgaaTTTCGGCTCAGTAGACTGAGTCCTCGTCCCAAGAAAACAAGTTAATTTGGCTTGAAAATGCCAAACCCTGAACAATTTTGTCAAACCTTCAACATTGTTCATGCTATTATGAAAAAATGGCAACACTATCCTTAAAAGACTACAGCTAATTTTTGAATGTCAATGCACAATGACTATGGAAATATCTCCAATGACTTAAGAACCATCCATATTCATCTTAGGAATGTAGGTTgaccaaaataaaaatagtacttCAAAAAGATTATTGAAATGGCTAAAAAgccatttgtttttttaaccTATTAAgctttatttagaaaaaaaataaacatctaTAAATTTCTGAAAATGACAATTAAAACCCTTCAAATATGATCCTCAAGAAGTTTAGTTGGCCAAGAGGGGCTAACTTTTGCAAATTTATAGAAAACTTGGTTCTGGACCTCTTGAACTTTATTTGGccaaaaatgacaaaaattatgttatttttttttaaatggctTATAAACCTTTTAATTATGAACTTTAAAAGGTTTAATTGGACAAAAGAGGCAAACTtcttcaattttattaaaaatggctaaaagtcaattgattttaaatctcTTGAGCattatttggcaaaaaaatgactaaatatatgtaaaattatgaaattggCTACTAAAACCCTTTAAAATGGACTTCAAAGAGGTTTTGTTGGTAAAAGAAGGCCAATTTTCTGcaattatatagaaaatggcTAAAAGATCTTTTGATTTTAACCTCTTGGCCATTATTTAGCCAAATTGAACCAAATTCCCATAATTTTCTGATAATGGCTATGAGAGGTGAAAACCCTTTAAATATTGACTTCAAAAGGTTTACCGTTTAATTGGTCAAaagagccaaacttttacaatggCTAAAAAACAGTCATTTGATTTCTAACCTCTTGAGTATTATTTGGTCAAAAATTACCAAATTTTAATAACTAACTTCATTTATGTAACAATGGTTAAAACATGTATAATACGAGGAACCTCAAGAATTTATTTAGCCAAATAGGGCCAAACTTCATCAACAACTTTTTTGTAAAAATGGCTATCAAAGCCATCAAATAGTCATTCACATACTATAAGCATGAagaatactaaaataaaataaaatcatgatGCTTTCAAATGGCTTTAAAGCCATCAATTTCTTTTTGTATTGTCAATATATCAACACCTATAAGCCAACTATTTCATGTTGAACAACCATCAAAACTAACTTCAAAGCAAAACACATAAAAAGTTAAGGGATCATGTTGCCTGCCTGCTCCTTCAAGGCTTGAAAAGTGAAAAAGGCTAAGCATCAACACAGGCATTTACAATATCTTGACATGCACGAAAGGGAACCACCTTGCAAAAACGGAAAATTCACACATAGTACCCGGAGCCTTGAAGATGACCGGAGATTATGTAAAACAATGTACCCTCCAACAATAAACAGTTTCAAGTGAATAATAAATACATGGGATTAACGCATAACTTCGTAGTACAGTAACATACAACCAGTGTTCACAACAGCGGTGGATCTGCAAAAGGTGCTCACACCCTTCTTGCTTGCATAATCTCACCTTCAAAACTAATGAAAGAACAACATCGTTTACTACAAATTTCGGCAGGTTGCTTTGAATTGCGGAGGGGTAGCCCGTGGTCCTCTTCTTCAAATAGCATTACTCCCTCTCTTCAGATTCTTGAACATGAAACTCATAAATAGACTACTGATTGATTGCATACTATTGCATTTGCCCAGGTCTGTAAGGCGGCGGCGGTGGCAGTAGTGCACCCTGCGGTATGCCACCATGGCCTTGCATCTGCATCATTCCTGGGGCCATTTGGTGGGGCGGCATTCCTGGTGGCATTCCAGGTGGCATGTAATGATGGTTATTCATATGTGCAGGCGTTGAATGGGTAACCCATCCAGCTGAAGGCTGAGGCATTGCTGGGTGCTCTGTATGCGGAGCAAACTGAGCTCCGGGGTATGGATGAGTTGGGGGGCCAGCCGAAGGAGCAGGCTGTTGTCCGAGAATAGAAGGCTGAGCGTTAACCATCGCAGGGTTCGGAAGCGTATAGTCTCTACTCCGGTCATTGTTAACCTGTAATCAACATTCAGCTTGCATTCTTATTATTTTCTGGACATTGTAGCAAACACAAAATGGGATGAACATAGTTGAAGGGTACAGATTGCAACCTTTATACTGAGATCAGTATGACGTGAATACGAGATGTGAAGTTTGCAGAAACCTCCATCATAGATGCAGTGGCCTTCCAATGCTTCCTTTGCCACAACAGCCATCTGTACATCTGCAAAAGAAACCAATCAAGACGGAACCTACAATCCATCACTCTCCACACagcaatttaagtaataagGAAATCTATCATATTCAGATCAACCATCCTAGAAATGAACGAAGATATTAAGCTGAATCTCAATAGCATTGGTGATCTTCCCTGAAATAGAACATATAGAAATTTATATAGTACCAGGGTACTGGATTAAAGCCTGAAGTCCACCATTCTTATCAAACATGGCAATCTTCTGGACAGGCCCGAAAGAAGAAAAAACCTTGATCAAATAACAAGGAACGGAAACTTATCAGTTTCTTGAAATGCACAGTAGACCACAAATAAAATGACCATCAGATGACTGTGAATACCATGCGCAAAACATCTACTGTGACAGCATACTGCATGTTCTCGATTGATGCAAGAAGAACATTACTCTCAGGTTCTAGTTTCTTCCCATCAAGGCCCACACTGAACTGCAAAGAGAAATGAGTAGCAGTTAATgaagataaaaaaacaataagatACTCCATCGCATCTGCAAGTAGAACTAAAAGGAGCAACCAAATGCATATTTATGTATGGAgaaaaaacattaaatgcatGCATTCAAGCttacaaaactttcaaaattggtttcgtcacaaaaaattcaaataaacgtAATAACTAGCTTCAACTATGAGGgctttaaaattgaaataaccTAAATGTGGGCAGCACAATGAAAACCACACCTAATCCAAGTCACAGGAAATTATAATTCTTAGACTATTGCTTCCCATAAGAAAAAACAGTTTAGAGTGCCTTACCAAACCACTGCCATCTATAGCTGATGGTGCAACgggaaggtttggatttgtgtaGTCCCTAAACAAAGAAAAAGTGAAATATATGACATAAATCACATGCAGTGGTCCAATAAATGAGAATACCAATACATAAAATGAAGGCTAAAATACTGTAAAAAGAGTAACCCCATTTTACAGAGTGTATGAGAGGGGATTATGGACCTCAACACTAGGAATACCTGCTTCGATGGCTCTGGAATTTTACACTCAAATCTGTATGAGCAGAATATGTTATCCTAAGGGTACATGCTCCAATATTATCAGCAAGCAGATATCTGGTACATCAAAACATAAGTTGAATGGCACATAGatgaaaattttaaactaaagGAACAAAATGATTTAAATGCTTTTGCCAGAAAATTAAGAAGAAGTTGAATCTCCGGGCATATCAATTTTCTAATAAGCATCATTTCAAGGTCCAACCTCAACAGTTTTTTGAGTGTAGAAATAATTGCTGTACTAGCAGAaccttttaaaatctaaaacatGAAAATATGTGACACAGAATTTCAACATTTCACCAAAAGTTCATTAGAACATAGACGCCATTCTCCTAAATGACATAAAAGGAGGTTCATTAAATTCATGTTCGCCCGTCTAAAATTTTATGTCCATAGAAAGTCGACTAAATACCATGTCACACAATTAAAACAACCGTCACCTAGGGATGTTTCTTCCATCCAGGGCATCTTTTGCAGAAGAAGCAGTTTCTGAATCAGAAAATTGCACCAATGCCTGAAAAAACATGCCTAAAATGAGCTTATGTTTGAAGGTAAAAAGATACCATAAAGAAGAATTAAATATGAGATTAAAAAGGACCTGGAATCCAGCTGTCTTCTCAAACGTAGTAATCTTGTGTACAAATCCGAAAGCAGAAAAAACCTGCATCAATAAAGTTTTAAAGAAGTCAAATTGAAAAGATGTACAAATTTAGAGCAAGCACATTCCAGaatataaaatagttcttcatcaTTAATGAAATAGTTCTAAAACATGACAGCTTCAGGTGGAAAAACGTAAAACTATAAGCTGAGCTCAATGGACACAATCAGCCAAATGTCTCTAACGATACTCACACATAAACATGGTATGCTCCATGCACTGgctaaattcatatttaaaaaaaattgaaaaataaaaacccTTTTCATGAATCccaaaaatattattacaatGCCATTACGAGGAGGGAGTCTTATTTACACAGCCTTAAGTGCTCATCAGTACACAGTATGATTGTCAATGCCTACTTTTACTCTGGGTCAAGGTTTTGCAAAAAGAGTTATAACTAAGCAATATCCTGAGCACAATAAAGAAATCCCTACATTGTCTGCCCACGATTTCCTTCATCGTAATGAGCAAAAAAATCGTTGTATGTGAACAAAGATTCCTAATTCAATGAAATAAAAATCTTAACTCTCACTCGAgattaaaaaattcaatcacGTAATGCTTCCGGTGCAATACAtgcaatttcaaaatgaatattATATTCTAGTAAAATACACGCAATTTAAATGAATTTAGATAATAATGCCATCTAATAGTCGACCAGATACTTAAAACAACGGAAGAAGCAGTAATATAATATCTATCAACAGAAAAATATATCTTCTATCCTATGCAGATTATTAAGAATTACAGGTGGAGGGACAGCAAGGgattaaagaaatgaaaatatCCTAAATTTCAGAGGCAGGAAAGGAAGCTGAGAAGGGAGAGAGTAGGGAAGAAAGAGGCAGTGTTAAGGAAAGTAGAAAGGAGACAAACACACATGTGCTCTTTCTCCCAATGCAATAAGCTGCCATCGAAGATATTCCTTTGACAAGGGCCTGCTGATCCATTTACATTCATGTCAATTGTCAAATGATGCATTTGAAAGCAATACAAACTACAGCCTGAGTATAGAATTGGTACATTTCTTTAGAAACATGGTCATCCTTTCAATTAGAAGAAAATTTGCTAATTACTTACCAAATGCATTACATCAATGCTGACAAGGCGTGCATCATCACCTTCAATCGTTACTAACAACACATTTCCAGCAACATCGGCTGTTGTTTTATTGTTGACTATCTCTTGCCTATTAGAATACTGCAAGTAGACCGTCTTCCCCCGCACCTGAGCAGGTTCCGATGATGAAGCATAGTATGAAATCATCGCAATAGCTTGATTTAAATCCGCCTGGAAAACATTAAACAGAACAAATTACGTAATATTGGATTAAAAATTGCACACTAGAGAAAACCGAAAAGAATTACGCACGAATTCTATAAAAGCTTGATTTCTATTGGCTCCAACATTGCATTTTGTGTTGACAACTTTTCCGAATGGCTTCCCTAGCTCAACCAATTCCTCCTCGATGCATTCCCACGGCAAGTTTCTTAAATGCAACACTTTTGACGGCGGTTGAGTAAGACGGAACTGCGGCTGAGTCGAAACCGATGCCATTCCGTTGCACAATACCTCAAGCAAAAATACTCTACTACCCCTCAGATTACCACTGCAACATAAAAATGCCAATTCTAATAAGATAATCCAAATCACTCAACCAAActgttatattaaataatttttaaaataatcaaaatagtAAAAACAAATAACGCAGTTCAGATTGAAGCTGCAATACCTGAGGAATTCAACTGCGATAACGTTAAATTTAGGGTTTCGCGAGGGCACAGGGACCAGTAAATTGGAGAGAGTTGATGGATTGTCTTAGAAATTATACAGATTAGTACAGAAATATTTTGGTGCGGGGTGAGCGTAATGAGCACCTGGTTTAGCGTAGCACGAAATGCGTCGCCGCGTCAATGATTTGTGCGAGGGTGAGATATTCAGCGTATTTTAGCATGAATGCATGATCTGATCCTCCGGATAAATGGGCG is part of the Mercurialis annua linkage group LG3, ddMerAnnu1.2, whole genome shotgun sequence genome and encodes:
- the LOC126673376 gene encoding polypyrimidine tract-binding protein homolog 2 isoform X1 encodes the protein MASVSTQPQFRLTQPPSKVLHLRNLPWECIEEELVELGKPFGKVVNTKCNVGANRNQAFIEFADLNQAIAMISYYASSSEPAQVRGKTVYLQYSNRQEIVNNKTTADVAGNVLLVTIEGDDARLVSIDVMHLVFSAFGFVHKITTFEKTAGFQALVQFSDSETASSAKDALDGRNIPRYLLADNIGACTLRITYSAHTDLSVKFQSHRSRDYTNPNLPVAPSAIDGSGLFSVGLDGKKLEPESNVLLASIENMQYAVTVDVLRMVFSSFGPVQKIAMFDKNGGLQALIQYPDVQMAVVAKEALEGHCIYDGGFCKLHISYSRHTDLSIKVNNDRSRDYTLPNPAMVNAQPSILGQQPAPSAGPPTHPYPGAQFAPHTEHPAMPQPSAGWVTHSTPAHMNNHHYMPPGMPPGMPPHQMAPGMMQMQGHGGIPQGALLPPPPPYRPGQMQ
- the LOC126673376 gene encoding polypyrimidine tract-binding protein homolog 2 isoform X2, yielding MVKLASARESRMYGPRLGRNRAEYVNAGLYVFATILLIGGFVALFSMEPRSGLALMFIALGLIMVVNLHDLIAHLAGIDYRLPLMGFDTQLALVEFAVPVVQTLGALLLFLGVFFLFLQEEKGYGYNKLEKYAINMLIAGPVLWIVGSIHNSCQIYERADGHVQILQESVHIPFLMGSLLFLVGAILNIHEQDGLDHHGLQLLGGTFVWIGIFGSLLLFIGGLTNVIKVFKMQQIDGLRLEKLRGGAQERLLQQREGHLPLLAEEHRRRKMIIDEAKAAPVAPVATPYKDVLIELAFLCCSGNLRGSRVFLLEVLCNGMASVSTQPQFRLTQPPSKVLHLRNLPWECIEEELVELGKPFGKVVNTKCNVGANRNQAFIEFADLNQAIAMISYYASSSEPAQVRGKTVYLQYSNRQEIVNNKTTADVAGNVLLVTIEGDDARLVSIDVMHLVFSAFGFVHKITTFEKTAGFQALVQFSDSETASSAKDALDGRNIPRYLLADNIGACTLRITYSAHTDLSVKFQSHRSRDYTNPNLPVAPSAIDGSGLFSVGLDGKKLEPESNVLLASIENMQYAVTVDVLRMVFSSFGPVQKIAMFDKNGGLQALIQYPDVQMAVVAKEALEGHCIYDGGFCKLHISYSRHTDLSIKVNNDRSRDYTLPNPAMVNAQPSILGQQPAPSAGPPTHPYPGAQFAPHTEHPAMPQPSAGWVTHSTPAHMNNHHYMPPGMPPGMPPHQMAPGMMQMQGHGGIPQGALLPPPPPYRPGQMQ